The window GTAGTCATATATAGTTATAGCATTTTCAGGATCTAAGTACCACCATAAGTGGTTGCAATTACCTAGAAACGTCTATCAGGTTTGTATGGTGAAACAGACATTCCTACAGTAAATCTGCTTCAAGCAACACgtaatattataatatatacatgtaccttaagTGGAGGTTTTCTTGTGATATGGGACACCAAGAAATTCATGGCAATGTCCTCACAGTTGATGTACTCGTCAACAATGTCTCTAATGGCCTGAGGCATCCACTGACTGTACAGGTACAggtagtactgtgtgtgtgtgtgtgtgtgtgtgtgtgtgtgtgtgtgtgtgtgtgtgtgtgtgtgtgtgtgtgtgtgtgtgtgtgtgtgtgtgtgtgtgtgtgtgtgtgtgtgtgtgtgtgtgtgtgtgtgtgtgtgtgtgtgtgtgtgtgtgtgtgtgtgtgtgtgtgtgtgtgtgtgagagtgtgtgtgtgtgtgtgtgtgtgtgtgtgtgtgtgtgtgtgtgtgtgtgtgtgtgtgtgtgtgtgtgtgtgtgtgtgtgtgtgtgtgcagaggaggggggggagggtggCCAATGAGGGCCGAGGTTTTACAATATACTTTCAGATAGTCTTACAGCACATGCAAACAGGACCAAACCTTCTACATTGTAGGAGTGCAACACAATTAGTGTATTGTCAAAACAGATTAGTGTTAATGAGCAAACACATGCTTACGTAGACAAGGTTGATGATTAAACAGATGTTTAATAATGTGTAAAGATAGTGACAATGTTGATGatttgcatgcacactgtacactgACCTTATGCACGAAGGCTGCTCCAGTTAACACCATGGATAGCTCACACGTGTAGTTGCTGTTATAGAGCCAGCTCGAGTGTCTGACGTCCCAGGAGTGGAACCGGCCCGGGAAACCAACTATTCGATCACGAGCTTCTCTCCACACTCTGTGCATGGGAGGGGAGGTAGTAATGTATAGCATTACAACTGGTATGAGTACACAGATTAGTCAATACTGAAATAGCTATGATGATATTCTCCATTGGAAAGAATGTAGAGGCTGTACCTGATTGATAGTAATAACATTAGTCTGGCTAGACTAACAGTAAACTCAAAACCAGACTTAAAATAATGGCAGTTCCTAATTAGATACGAACAACATACCtacctgaatgcaaactgTATCTCATCGTGCCTCAGGTGTACATCATCGTCCAATGAGAGCACTGCTTCAGTTTGTATGTTAGCCAGTGGCAGGAAGCGATTGTTGAGGCTATTGCGACCAATAGACACAACCTGTATGTACACAGAACACAAGCATGTTTAGGATTAAGACTAAACAGAAAACTATACGTCAACTGGCAACAGAGATGTATACACCAACTAATTTGCTCTAACAGGAAAATTGGCATGTAAATTGTAAATGTACAGAGGAAGGTCAAAAACTGTCAAACACACTTCCCATGTGTATGCACAATGCTCGAGGTGTTGGGTCTGCCAAGTACAGCATTTGGTTAGTTTTGAcacagggaaaggccacaaaTCACGACAGTTAGAAGCTACTAACAGTATGCAATGCCTGAAAGTGTAAGCAGAGAACCTAACAacacatatgcacacacacaaacacacacacacacacacacacacacgcacacgcacacacgcacacacacacacacacacacaaacacacacgcacacgcacacgcacaaacgcacacgcacacgcacacgcacacacacacacacacacacacacacacacactcacttctACAGGAGCTCCGATTGTGGGCCACTCTAAGTTCTGTGGGGGAGGAGAGGGGGAATTCCAGACCACCACCAATTTAGCCAATCCATCCAACTCGTCCAATCTCTTTATAGCTTCCATCAGGACCTCATTCCGCTCATAAGTCAGCATCACCACAGTGAATTGCTCCTCGGGTGTGTTTCCTAATAAATAATCTTGGAAAAAAGGACCAGTTATTCCGCCTGCCTGGATCACATGAGCCGGTAGTCGGGTCACCTGAGTTGGAGTGAGGCCTTGGTATTGGCTCCCTGATACTGGACTAGAAGTAAATGGGCTCAGTGGGTACATATAGAATGGGCCAGGGGGGTGATTCCAAAACCTGGTTGCGTACGCTGAGAaattttgctggtgaattggAGACAGTCGTTGTTTTGCGGTACCAGGGACTCTAAGTAGTGGCTTAGCATCAATGTAGTCTTTGGCAGAAGGTGGTGGATAATAGGCTTTGTATCGAACTATAGCAAGGACAGTGTCAATGACAGAGCTTGTTGAACTGAAATAAGTGTCCCACAAAAATCGGCCATGTCTTCGATACTCTAAAATAACATCGGATTGGATTTCTCTCAGAATGTAGTGTAATTCTCCAACTCGAGGTGAGGGTATGAATACTGCTGCTCTTTTCCAATCTATGACAGACTGAAAGGGTAATGACTTGACACCGAGGAAAACAGGAATGGATCCAAACTGTAGGGCCTCAATCAGTCGAGTGTACGTAGCAGTGGACAAAACACCAGTTCTACTACCAAGAATAAGCGAAAAAGTGGACTTTGACAAATTAAAGGTACGATACTCAGAATTTCCACAAAGTTTCCACTCGCCTAGTTGAATGGTGTGTGAGTTGGCTGGGTCATCATTGGAGTGTTGTCTTCCACACTTGGTCTTCAAGACCACTTTGTCTTTACTCTTTGTTAGAATTGCATTCTCAATGGCTTTGAGTTCATCGGTAGGCACCCATGCTTCATTGTTGCCAAACTTGCTGTCAAATTTCCCTGACAGCTCTCCCTCAAAGTAGAGCAGTGTGGGTCTGAGTGCAGGTAAATGAGGGGGGAGTCTTGCCCATGAATTTCCATTGGAACCTTTTAATATCGGTGGCAAAATAATGTCATAGTCATTTGATGGTGAGAACACACTTGCAAAAATTGCTCTTTCTGTACGTTTTTTCTGAAGCTGCACTAATTTGCCGTAAGATAAGTCCAATATGAGGTGGTTAGTTCCATCTTCTCCCCAGTAAGGTAATGTCTTCAGGGCTGCTGGCAAATCTTCCACAGGTGTTCTCAGTGGTCCCACGACTATCAGAAGCACACATGCTTTGCTGGGGTCATCAGTGATTGAATGTTTATCCGTTAGACTTGCAGTCACTTTATCTAATAGGTTCGAATCCAATAGTTCAAATTGACTACTAAACGGTGAGTGAAGATTATAAATGTAAACGCTGAATGGTTTGGAAATTGCACATCTGGAAAAGTCAAAGCAATCCTCATACTCGCAATGGTGGTGATTTACACTGATGTGAGTGATAATAGACTCTCGCTCCCTGGGGGGTATATTAACAACGACAATCGGAGCAGGATTAGCGACTGATGGAGTAAAACCTCCCTTTGCCAATGGATTCTCTTCTCGTTGTGCTTTAGCTAATTTGGAACGCGTCTGTTGCAGATCTGATTTTGCAACTGTTACTTGCTTTCTTAGTAACGCTAAACTGTCTCTATTCAATTCAATGTCCTTATACAAATCCGATCGTTCCTTCTCAAGTTCGCGAAGTTCGTTTTGTACGGAGAGTTTGATCTGTTTCATCTCTTGAATGTGGAATTTTAGAACCTCTGATTTGTCCTTTGAGTCAGAGTAGTCTAATGGTCTTCTCTCATGATTACGTGTTGTTAGAGAACTGATACCTTCCACAGGCTCAGATTCATTAGTGTTTGTAAAGCAGAGTAGAATAATAGGAACTGCTACACCACAGAGGAATAGGAGACCAGCTAGAGGCCCGCGTAGAGTCTTCCACACAGCCACCATAGCTCTTCAGTGATGAGACCTAGTATACACAAACATCTAGCTCTGaacatacatacgtacatatcagactagctagctacacactTAATACTGGTATTTTACAATGTCGATCCTTTTCCATTTGTCTCTAGTTGACTCATTTTCAATTGTTTATTTGATGACCATTATTTTACCAGGATCATCAAACCAAAATGATAGCATTTCAATTTGTTATAATAGGTTGATTAGAGTAGCATACAGTATACCAGCAACTCAATACAGAGCTCAGTCAGATAAGACAAATTATTCTATTTAGTTTCGTTGTCTTTATTGTCTTTGTCTTTGCTGCTTGCCTCCTTGTCTTCTTTATCTTTGGAGTCCTCTGCATCACTCAGCTCAGTCTGCAGTGCCGCAGCAAATCGTTGAACACCTGAAAGTGCAAAACACAGATAACAAACATCCAAGAAAATTGGTGTTTTTCAATGCCTTTTTATAAGCGGTTACCACAAAACGCTCCTCAAACATCCAATCTCAATTCACACACTGAATTCAGATGATACACtcccgtattactagaatattttactggtgaaaaacctttgcgaatgaaccaaatcagaagaaaatttgatcctttgcgatctaaccctggcaaggattgtgtgttTAAATgccagtactaatttaggttttgcgattttattgttgcgaattgatcaaccctcgcaaagtttgtatatttgatgctcgcaaaacattcaaGTACTAGTGCAACTCACTTCCAGTATTAGCAGCCTCTGCTACTCCAGGCCCCAGTCCAAACTGTCCCATGAGGGGGCCAAGCTGTCCTGATTGGAGAGCAGAGCTAAAGAGCCCCATGGCTTGATGGAATTGGGGAGAGTTGAGAATGGTGGGGACACCCTCAGATGTTGGGGGGAGGTGGTCTGACACCTGCTCCTGGACTGCAGAGTTGTTGGAGAGGGGACGAAGGACATCTGGAGTGATAGCTTCGTTCAGACTCACATGATCCTCGGGAGCTGTGTGGGGAGCTgtgatagtgtgtgtgaggggacaCAATAATAATGCTTACTCAGCAACTTGCGTGTGTAATAACACTCCATCAAACAATGGGTGTTAGGATTAGCACACATTACATGCACGTCTTCTCACCTCCCTGCCCTCCTTCAGGAATAGTTATAGACGACAGAATACTCTGGAGGTCACTCAACTGAATCTGACTCCTACAAGAGACAAAAATATTGAATGGAGATGCATATACGTACCAACTAAGACTTTAGCTACTAATTAAAAGAGCACTAGACCACTAAGGCTTGTACTACTTACAGGAGACTGTACTCCAATAGGACGGGGCTAGTCGTCTGTTGGTATCAAATGCACTCACTGTGTGGTAGGGGGTGGTCTGGTCTCTTGCTGCTGAACTGGCTGTTGTCTCCTTGAGGAGGAGGACTGCTGTCGAGCAGAGGAGCTGCTGGGTGGACCATCAGTAGCGGCTGCAGTGGTGGAGCGAGGGCTGCTAGAGGACGAGGCACcacgactgtgtgtgtgtgtgcatgtgaataAGTCATTAGATATTCAATAGTTCTATAGGTGAGTATTATAGCTCACCCTCCTAGTGCATCCAGTCTGAGCAGGTCTGGAGGAATGGCCCCTGAGCTGATGAGCTGCTCTATCAGCTGGGGATTGTCTGCACATAAACAGAGTGTACAATAATTACTGCACCAAAATGTTCAAACTTGGACAGAAATCTAATTTAGGGACAATACTGCGTGATCAAATCAGTGGCACTACTGGGACAATGTCATAATAAGGTATCACCATAGTCAACATACTCATGAGCCCAGGTGGTAGGCCGGAGAGTCCAGAGAGTCCTGCCAGACCTTCTGCAGCCACAGAGGAGGGGTCAGGTGGGTGCTCAATGATGTCATTCACCTGCAGTTATAGCTAATAATACCACAACACGTGCAGTCTACTATACATCTTGTATCCAATATTAAGTTACACACAGTACATATCACAATCTCCAGCTCTCACATACagccaggagcacatgaggagatACAGCTTAGTAAGTAAGCTCGACCAATACATGCATTTAGGACACAATTAAAGCATTGACTAAGTACCTTCTTGATGAGGTCTTCGTCCTTGTCCTCACTGGGCTCTTGCATCCAGTAGAAGTACTTGCGGGCAGAGTCCTTGAACTTGAGTATGAACACACGCCCAGTCGTACACTGAGACACACGCTTGAACTCAGCATCACCAGGGAAGATGATCAAATcctgcaacacacacacgcaatcAAAAATGTGCATGAATACAGAGAAGATAGTGGTGGTGTGATTTTATGAACATTGTGTAGATCAGGTTTACTTCATATCTAATATGTACCTGCACATTAACGGACATATCAATTTAGGAGGACACTCACATCTCCAACACTGCCAGTTTTCCTATCTTTCCAGTAGAAGTGAACCAATCCATCGTCTAGCTTCATATAGACGAGCCCTTTCCTTGGGTCTGCAGTGACCGTAGTGCCAGATAGGGTCATCTTGCCTGCCCTAAACTCTACCAAACTGCGAGGCTCCCTTCGTCCATCACTAGCAGAGCTTCCGAACAAAGCAGCCATTATTCAACACCTGAAACAGGTGTAGTGGTGTGCATTATTTTTAATATACTGGACATGCTTGGTACAGTTAAATTCTTCTACTCAGACTACTGGCCGGGCTACCAATGCAATATACAAGCTGGCTATACATTCACTAGCCTATAAATACTATAGTATGCATATATACTTACACAGGGAACACTTGTGGACAATAACAATTTCAAGGTCCACACAAGCGTAACTTCCCTTCTTTAcagagacaataattattagttcaCGATCTTTCCCCTTTTCAATAGCAAAACACAAAAACAGTTTATTCTAACGACGATCTTTCCCCTTATTTCAATACCAAAATGCATAATTGTGTATTTGCAATGGGTGACATGCATATAACATACACagacatgattataatataattatgtacgcaTGCGCTTAACGCTGTACATTTATTAATGCTGTTTGTACATTGTTCGTTTGAAAGATGTGGCCAGTAAATGTTCCACAACGTACTCCCATGGTTCCCCCTCTATAGCACTGTGCCCCTCCTCCGGGTACCAGCACTGACGTCCGGCAAACATGTCATCCTCAACGGTGTCCCAGAGTGGCCCCTCTATTAGTGGGATTCTCTTTCCATCTGCTCGAGTTAGCTCCTTCTTAGCAGTGTTGAGGCGCACACTGGGAGAGTAGAACTGACCTGGAAGACAGGGAAACACAGGATGAAATAAATAAACTTACATATGTGAtactaccaagggcgtatacagagaataCTCgcgttaaaaaaaaaaagttgtctgtatacatgtatgcactctTGATACTACTATTAACTGGAGTAAAATACTACACATgaggcattataattatgcagtgcGGGAATTAtaactgtgtacatgcataattatgcatttttATCTAGGGACAAATGAGCTTATTACAATCTCTTAACACAACACTGACTCACCAATTAGCCCGTGTATGCCAATAGAGCGTAGGCCACTGGACTTCTCCACGTACACATTGAAAGTGTGCTCATTCCCTGACACAGCAGTGAGCTCCAACGTCGGCCTGTCCATTACAACCTTGAACGTCTCATGTTTCGCAGCTTCACTCTCAATATTCGAGTGACCCTTATCAATACCGAAAAGAAGGGACCCTTTCCGAATATCCATCTCTCCGAAACCGTCTAGTGTGGCTTTCATCTTGCCTCCATTTACGCTATGCTTAAATACTCTCTTCCCGCCTTTCCATCTCGTATCGACTGCCTTTACGAGCACTCCTAAATCAGTAAAGCCGCGAAAATATACTGGGGTAGTTTCCGTTGAGTTGGTATAGAGGCTGGGATCGATTTGGTGGCTTGTTTTTGTCAAGTTGAGGAACCCGTTCACGACAATATAGCTGGAGGTGATGAGATTGAAGGTGAACAGCTCAAAGCCATCAATGGCCACACAGAGAAGGTTGTCATCAGATAGCTTGATGATGAATCTAGGAGAGCTTGAGATGACAGTACGAGATACTGGTTTCTCAACATCACTGACAATAGTCTTTGTCAGAGTGGCCAGAAGAAGTAGAGCAAAAGCTAGATTACTTAAATACCTCATTATACTCGGTCATCCAGGCCTTGCCAATAAGATAGTCTTGTTAGATTCTTCTTTCCCAGCCCTTCTTGTCTGCTAAACAACAGAATTCTCACCTTGGAATCCATTGCATTCTTTTTAGTGCACATTTTATCATTCAATTTTTCATTCAACCAGATAATTAGATAGactaacaaaattaataacaaacAAAATAAATCATAAATGAGGAATAATACACAATTATTGTATCATacagcatgcataattatagactctaTAGCTGGTACGGTATAGTTCACTTCACAGAAGCGGTTGATGCACCATACGAGTTTGCTGCTGTTGAGGGTAAAAACTACTCTGCTGCTGGTAGGCCGTTTGAGGGTTGGGAGAGAAGCTAGTGGATGGGGACACTCCAGACCTCATCTGACTCGGAACTGAGTCCAATGGCTGAGCATAGTAGCTGTAAGAAAGAAGGAGGGGATTtaagcacaataattatgatataccgtattactagaatattttgcggataAAAAAccttgcaaatgagccaaatcagcagaaaaattgatccttttgcgatctaactattgcattctggcaaggatcgtgtgtatttactaatACTTATTATaacgattttattgttgcgaattgatcaaccatcacaaagtttgcatatgtttgatgctcacctaacattctagtaatacttAGATTACAATAAAAAAACATTATGACTATTATTCTACAAGTATGGATGCTCTAATACTAAGTGCTAATACATGTAACTGTGCTAAACTAGACGATAAATAGAAAAATAACCTACCTCTGTGAGTTGGTAGCAGGTGGTGGTTGTGCTCCTCCCATTGTCATCCCTCCATATGGCAGATCTCGAGTATAGCCACCTTGATGTTGAGAATACACTGCCCCGCCACTCAGAGCCCCACTGTTTGTGGTGTAGGGAGGTGGAGGCTGGACAGCGTAggactgtgtgtggtgtgtggtgtgaggctgtggggggtgtgtgttgtgaggctgtggggggagtgtggcctgtggagggtgtgtgttgtacggccgtgtggggtgtgtgttgtgaggCTGCTGGGTGTAGGAGGCGTTAGTCTCTGGGAGGCCTGGTTGAGACTGGGGAACTGGTTGCTTCTGAGGTACAGTAGACGACAGCTTGGGACCTTCAGAAAGTAATCTGCACAAAATGAAAAACATACCATGATAAAATGTGAACTTTGTGGAATGTATGCATACACTGTAGTACATGGAGTGGATTAGTGGACTTACTTTCGATACAGCACGAGAGCTTCCTCAAAATTCTTGTTGATTTCCTGCATCTCGTCTTCTTGGCtgaacacaaaattaatggagtGCATCCATGATATCAATACTGACATGATAGCTTACATTTgcaaggctgcaattttctcATCGACAAGAGGCTTCATTTTCTTGCACTCTCCTGCATTAAAGAAATAGTTACgactagtatacatgtaacagtggCCGGGATGATTActaactacataattatgacaatgtaCAAATTTGGGTTATGCATTTATGGTACAGCACgtgtacacactgtatgaCATTGGTACTCCACCTTCTAACTCTAGGAGCGTCTCGTTCTCAGCCCTGTTCTCTTCACTGGTAACATCCGCTCCTTTTATCATGTCCAGGAATAGGTCAATCTTCTGCTCATTTACCACCGCCACTTTGTCAGCTTTCTTGCTCTTCTTCTTCTGCCCACCCGATGACTGGTTCTCTTTCCTATTCTCCACAATATTAGCTGCGGGGAAATTGCTATAAATATACTATTCTAGGTATACTAAGACACTGAATGTGGAAACTATGGTTAGATAAAAGGATTTGGCAAAATACACACATAGGCTTTTGATACAACATTGAAGGTAAACAATCCCTACAGAACATACAGAACCCAGTCAACACAGTCATGTGCCCATCACATGTCTATCAGCTTATAAAGTATAGGTATACTTACATGGCTGTAGCTCCACACTAAGATTAGCAGACACAAAAGAAGCCGGGAAGAGTCCCTTCCCAAGTTGAGTCTCACCCTTCCACCAGTTCTCGTCACTCTCGTCAATAATGGTGATGACCTCACCGGCACGAAATGACAACTCATTGTCCTCAGCTGCCACAAAGTCATACACTGCTCGCACCTTCCTAGCAGCCTGACAGTAGTGGGGAAGCAAGGTAGCGGGTGAAGGAGGGCAAAGATGTCAAAAATTGTGAGACCTTAAATATGGTATTGCATGTGAAGAATGTTATATACCAGTGCTTTCCATTGCTTTCTTTGTAGGTACGtgcacatacactgtaccttAAAAATACAATTGTCAATGGTGACTAACCTTCTTCTTCAGGATAGGGACAGGAGTGGAACCAACTGAAGGATACAAAGAGAGATTAGATGTAGGAGGTGTGGCCTTTGTCTCGAGGAGAGAGAGCTGGATAGCTTTCTTCAAGTCAGCATCTTCTCGAATGGCAGCAGGTGGGGTTTGCTGCAGGGAGGGACAAGTGAAACTAAACTGCCAAACTCATCATTGCCCTACCTAGAAAGACATGTAGTAACCTCAATGGTTAATGCCCTGTGGCATATCAAAGGCCCATAAAAAGCTAGGTACAAGCATATACAGTGTGGGCGAGGGGTTTAGACTACAAGACTACAAGCtagactatacacacacactagaatATGCACAGAACACAATCGTGCAATAAGAGTGAGTGAACTGGCTTTAAAAGTGTGTATCCCGCACCTGTGGGGGAGGCTGCTGTCTGTTAGCACCGGGGGAGGGTTGAGGGGGAACTCCCTCACGACCAAGCTGCTCCACAAACTTGATGAGAGGTGACATCCGGGAGTTACTCTTAAACTCTGTGGCCCAACTTCCGAGCAACTCTTTCACTCGTTGCTTCACTCTCTGATCAGTATAGGGCTGCAGGggaagtacatgtgcatacttCAAAGAatgtgtatagctatataccatGATttgattatcat of the Halichondria panicea chromosome 2, odHalPani1.1, whole genome shotgun sequence genome contains:
- the LOC135331792 gene encoding uncharacterized protein LOC135331792, which codes for MRYLSNLAFALLLLATLTKTIVSDVEKPVSRTVISSSPRFIIKLSDDNLLCVAIDGFELFTFNLITSSYIVVNGFLNLTKTSHQIDPSLYTNSTETTPVYFRGFTDLGVLVKAVDTRWKGGKRVFKHSVNGGKMKATLDGFGEMDIRKGSLLFGIDKGHSNIESEAAKHETFKVVMDRPTLELTAVSGNEHTFNVYVEKSSGLRSIGIHGLIGQFYSPSVRLNTAKKELTRADGKRIPLIEGPLWDTVEDDMFAGRQCWYPEEGHSAIEGEPWEYVVEHLLATSFKRTMYKQH
- the LOC135331784 gene encoding proteasomal ubiquitin receptor ADRM1-like isoform X2 — encoded protein: MAALFGSSASDGRREPRSLVEFRAGKMTLSGTTVTADPRKGLVYMKLDDGLVHFYWKDRKTGSVGDDLIIFPGDAEFKRVSQCTTGRVFILKFKDSARKYFYWMQEPSEDKDEDLIKKVNDIIEHPPDPSSVAAEGLAGLSGLSGLPPGLMNNPQLIEQLISSGAIPPDLLRLDALGGRGASSSSSPRSTTAAATDGPPSSSSARQQSSSSRRQQPVQQQETRPPPTTQSQIQLSDLQSILSSITIPEGGQGAPEDHVSLNEAITPDVLRPLSNNSAVQEQVSDHLPPTSEGVPTILNSPQFHQAMGLFSSALQSGQLGPLMGQFGLGPGVAEAANTGSVQRFAAALQTELSDAEDSKDKEDKEASSKDKDNKDNETK
- the LOC135331784 gene encoding proteasomal ubiquitin receptor ADRM1-like isoform X1; this encodes MAALFGSSASDGRREPRSLVEFRAGKMTLSGTTVTADPRKGLVYMKLDDGLVHFYWKDRKTGSVGDDLIIFPGDAEFKRVSQCTTGRVFILKFKDSARKYFYWMQEPSEDKDEDLIKKVNDIIEHPPDPSSVAAEGLAGLSGLSGLPPGLMNNPQLIEQLISSGAIPPDLLRLDALGGRGASSSSSPRSTTAAATDGPPSSSSARQQSSSSRRQQPVQQQETRPPPTTQSQIQLSDLQSILSSITIPEGGQGAPHTAPEDHVSLNEAITPDVLRPLSNNSAVQEQVSDHLPPTSEGVPTILNSPQFHQAMGLFSSALQSGQLGPLMGQFGLGPGVAEAANTGSVQRFAAALQTELSDAEDSKDKEDKEASSKDKDNKDNETK
- the LOC135331778 gene encoding signal transducing adapter molecule 1-like isoform X2, with protein sequence MSYDSDVVSATSGRGEPDWDKIIKLCNRIRDSIGTLSMAQAMGSVMRRVKHSDSNIQLHALTLLESCVSNCGPDFQLELTKSTFHSDVKSILTGPYTDQRVKQRVKELLGSWATEFKSNSRMSPLIKFVEQLGREGVPPQPSPGANRQQPPPQQTPPAAIREDADLKKAIQLSLLETKATPPTSNLSLYPSVGSTPVPILKKKAARKVRAVYDFVAAEDNELSFRAGEVITIIDESDENWWKGETQLGKGLFPASFVSANLSVELQPSNIVENRKENQSSGGQKKKSKKADKVAVVNEQKIDLFLDMIKGADVTSEENRAENETLLELEGECKKMKPLVDEKIAALQIQEDEMQEINKNFEEALVLYRK
- the LOC135331778 gene encoding signal transducing adapter molecule 1-like isoform X1, whose amino-acid sequence is MSYDSDVVSATSGRGEPDWDKIIKLCNRIRDSIGTLSMAQAMGSVMRRVKHSDSNIQLHALTLLESCVSNCGPDFQLELTKSTFHSDVKSILTGPYTDQRVKQRVKELLGSWATEFKSNSRMSPLIKFVEQLGREGVPPQPSPGANRQQPPPQQTPPAAIREDADLKKAIQLSLLETKATPPTSNLSLYPSVGSTPVPILKKKAARKVRAVYDFVAAEDNELSFRAGEVITIIDESDENWWKGETQLGKGLFPASFVSANLSVELQPSNIVENRKENQSSGGQKKKSKKADKVAVVNEQKIDLFLDMIKGADVTSEENRAENETLLELEGECKKMKPLVDEKIAALQIQEDEMQEINKNFEEALVLYRKLLSEGPKLSSTVPQKQPVPQSQPGLPETNASYTQQPHNTHPTRPYNTHPPQATLPPQPHNTHPPQPHTTHHTQSYAVQPPPPYTTNSGALSGGAVYSQHQGGYTRDLPYGGMTMGGAQPPPATNSQSYYAQPLDSVPSQMRSGVSPSTSFSPNPQTAYQQQSSFYPQQQQTRMVHQPLL
- the LOC135331769 gene encoding exostosin-like 3 → MVAVWKTLRGPLAGLLFLCGVAVPIILLCFTNTNESEPVEGISSLTTRNHERRPLDYSDSKDKSEVLKFHIQEMKQIKLSVQNELRELEKERSDLYKDIELNRDSLALLRKQVTVAKSDLQQTRSKLAKAQREENPLAKGGFTPSVANPAPIVVVNIPPRERESIITHISVNHHHCEYEDCFDFSRCAISKPFSVYIYNLHSPFSSQFELLDSNLLDKVTASLTDKHSITDDPSKACVLLIVVGPLRTPVEDLPAALKTLPYWGEDGTNHLILDLSYGKLVQLQKKRTERAIFASVFSPSNDYDIILPPILKGSNGNSWARLPPHLPALRPTLLYFEGELSGKFDSKFGNNEAWVPTDELKAIENAILTKSKDKVVLKTKCGRQHSNDDPANSHTIQLGEWKLCGNSEYRTFNLSKSTFSLILGSRTGVLSTATYTRLIEALQFGSIPVFLGVKSLPFQSVIDWKRAAVFIPSPRVGELHYILREIQSDVILEYRRHGRFLWDTYFSSTSSVIDTVLAIVRYKAYYPPPSAKDYIDAKPLLRVPGTAKQRLSPIHQQNFSAYATRFWNHPPGPFYMYPLSPFTSSPVSGSQYQGLTPTQVTRLPAHVIQAGGITGPFFQDYLLGNTPEEQFTVVMLTYERNEVLMEAIKRLDELDGLAKLVVVWNSPSPPPQNLEWPTIGAPVEVVSIGRNSLNNRFLPLANIQTEAVLSLDDDVHLRHDEIQFAFRVWREARDRIVGFPGRFHSWDVRHSSWLYNSNYTCELSMVLTGAAFVHKYYLYLYSQWMPQAIRDIVDEYINCEDIAMNFLVSHITRKPPLKVTSRWTFRCPGCPENLSSSNEHFNERHVCMNRFVQVYGYMPLLYTQFRLDSVLFKTRLPNYLEKCYQFV